The following proteins are encoded in a genomic region of Trypanosoma brucei gambiense DAL972 chromosome 8, complete sequence:
- a CDS encoding 5-methyltetrahydropteroyltriglutamate-homocyste in e S-methyltransferase,putative codes for MMMTATRRAKIITHTLGFPRFGVQRELKGALESYWSGAVTEDNLRETAREVRFRHWRQQMERGVDMIPVGDFHWYDHVLSTSLMLDNVPPRHRTRNGSINIDTLFRVARGYTSSGKSVDASEMTKWFNTNYHYIVPEFTCPTQTFSFAWNQLLEEVEELLSLWGPSRTKPVILGPVSYVWLGKVKGCEWFDRRSLLPRIVPVYAEVLRKLAKSGIQWVQLDEPALVLDLEQEWLDAFEATYKELRRQAGNVPKLLLTTYFDSVGHNMDVINCLAVDGLHVDAVAGDDDLVEVEKRLPASWVLSAGVIDGRNVWKANLHQIYERLAALRNAAPARALWIGTSCSLLHSPIDVGCEVGMDEEIRNLLAFALQKCDEMNLLADALKTEEGGSHLVEYSSLLHQREVPGGAINEEARKLASELNAKDTERSLPYSKRVEVQRSLIKLPLIPTTTIGSFPRTSEIRNQRLSFKTGLVDEATYKQQMKDNIKHIVAEQEAIGLDVLVHGEPERNDMVEYFAELLSGFVSTANGWIQSYGSRCVKPPIIYGNVSRPTAMTLEWLTYAQSLTQKPVKGILTGPVTILSWSFVREDLPRREVARQVALALREEVDDLQNAGIRLIQVDEPALREGLPLQRRKQQEYLKWATEVFKLVVAVARPEIQIHTHICYSEIHDIAGAIAAMDADVIYFEATRSDMELLRVFDSFTYLNGVGLGVYDVHSSNVPSVETIVQRLEASAERIPLERLWVNPDCGLKTRGWKETGVALRNMVEATRQFRERVKRHFTVH; via the coding sequence atgatgatgaccgCAACGCGGCGCGCTAAAATTATTACGCATACACTCGGTTTCCCTCGCTTTGGTGTGCAGCGCGAGCTGAAGGGTGCGTTGGAAAGCTACTGGAGTGGCGCGGTTACGGAGGATAATCTGAGGGAAACGGCGAGAGAAGTGAGATTCCGTCACTGGCGGCAACAAATGGAGCGTGGCGTTGACATGATCCCCGTAGGTGACTTCCACTGGTATGATCACGTTCTCAGCACAAGTCTCATGCTCGACAATGTGCCACCACGGCATCGAACCAGAAACGGTTCCATCAATATCGATACCCTTTTCCGTGTTGCTCGCGGATACACCTCTAGTGGTAAGTCAGTGGATGCATCTGAAATGACTAAGTGGTTCAACACCAACTACCACTACATCGTGCCGGAGTTTACGTGCCCTACACAAACCTTCAGTTTCGCTTGGAATCAGCTGCTTGAAGAGGTGGAAGAACTGCTAAGTTTATGGGGGCCTTCAAGAACGAAACCAGTTATTTTGGGCCCCGTTAGTTACGTGTGGTTggggaaagtaaaaggtTGTGAGTGGTTTGATCGCCGGTCCCTTCTACCTCGCATTGTGCCGGTATACGCGGAGGTGTTGAGGAAACTTGCCAAGAGCGGGATTCAGTGGGTGCAGTTGGATGAACCCGCGCTAGTGTTGGACCTGGAGCAAGAATGGCTGGATGCATTTGAGGCCACATACAAGGAACTGCGCCGACAAGCCGGTAATGTGCCAAAATTGCTGTTGACAACCTATTTCGATAGCGTCGGTCATAACATGGACGTTATTAACTGCTTAGCGGTGGACGGGCTGCATGTGGATGCCGTTGCGGGTGATGACGATCTCGTAGAGGTGGAAAAGAGGTTGCCCGCCTCATGGGTGCTTTCCGCTGGTGTTATTGATGGTCGCAATGTGTGGAAAGCAAACCTTCATCAAATCTACGAGAGGTTGGCAGCCCTTCGTAACGCGGCACCGGCGCGTGCGCTATGGATTGGGACATCTTGCTCCCTTCTGCACTCCCCAATTGACGTAGGCTGTGAAGTGGGGATGGACGAAGAAATAAGGAACTTACTGGCGTTTGCTCTGCAGAAATGTGATGAGATGAACCTTCTTGCTGACGCTCTAAAaacagaggaaggaggaagccaTTTGGTGGAGTACAGTTCACTCCTGCACCAACGGGAGGTACCCGGCGGTGCGATAAATGAGGAGGCACGAAAGCTTGCATCGGAGCTGAACGCCAAAGATACCGAACGGTCGCTTCCCTACTCAAAACGTGTTGAAGTGCAGCGAAGCTTAATAAAGCTTCCATTGATTCCGACAACTACGATTGGCTCTTTTCCACGCACATCCGAGATACGCAACCAGCGTTTGTCATTCAAAACCGGTCTAGTTGATGAAGCGACATACAAGCAGCAGATGAAAGATAACATTAAACACATAGTGGCTGAGCAAGAGGCGATCGGCCTGGATGTATTAGTTCATGGTGAACCGGAGCGCAATGACATGGTTGAATATTTCGCGGAACTCCTGAGTGGCTTTGTTTCTACGGCGAATGGCTGGATTCAAAGTTACGGCTCTCGGTGCGTAAAGCCACCCATCATATACGGTAACGTGAGTCGACCTACTGCAATGACACTGGAGTGGCTGACGTACGCACAGTCTCTCACACAAAAGCCAGTGAAGGGCATATTAACGGGTCCAGTAACGATCCTTAGCTGGTCGTTTGTCCGAGAAGACCTGCCAAGAAGGGAAGTTGCACGTCAGGTTGCACTGGCATTACGTGAAGAAGTTGATGACCTTCAGAATGCGGGTATACGTCTGATCCAAGTGGATGAGCCCGCTCTGCGTGAAGGACTGCCGTtacaaagaagaaagcagCAGGAGTACCTAAAGTGGGCCACTGAGGTGTTTAAGCTTGTTGTGGCGGTCGCACGACcggaaatacaaatacacactcATATTTGCTACAGTGAAATACACGATATTGCTGGGGCCATCGCGGCAATGGATGCCGATGTTATTTACTTTGAGGCCACGCGCTCCGACATGGAACTACTGAGGGTATTTGATTCTTTCACATACCTCAACGGAGTGGGGCTCGGTGTGTATGACGTCCACAGTTCAAATGTTCCCAGTGTGGAGACGATTGTGCAGCGACTGGAAGCATCTGCTGAGCGGATTCCACTCGAGCGGTTGTGGGTAAATCCTGACTGTGGACTGAAAACACGCGGGTGGAAGGAGACGGGGGTGGCGTTACGTAACATGGTGGAAGCGACTAGGCAGTTCCGTGAACGAGTGAAGCGGCACTTTACTGTGCACTAG